A portion of the Callithrix jacchus isolate 240 chromosome 21, calJac240_pri, whole genome shotgun sequence genome contains these proteins:
- the LOC100402209 gene encoding uncharacterized protein LOC100402209 produces MTSWHHRENRVQAQKLFPHHHLLKN; encoded by the coding sequence ATGACTTCCTGGCACCACAGGGAAAATCGGGTGCAAGCCCAGAAACTATTTCCCCACCACCACTTGTTGAAAAACTGA